In Drosophila simulans strain w501 chromosome X, Prin_Dsim_3.1, whole genome shotgun sequence, one DNA window encodes the following:
- the LOC27206657 gene encoding serine/threonine-protein kinase Warts, which produces MSKFQKERKDAKFRYYMEKYFVLPLELKNDLIYCQRSLRDFLKVHALVSEVFDEQADADPVQMRRILDELEEEVYEINAEQKFLLLRLNDSLMEFSVKLKENNIVFLPEIANEHVSAQVVPLISDLSYKITPQSVMARDTEEMLIRKHFLLSQDDEAGMPPLKLSELDENIPLMLAPPVKGLGQQIAAVQPEPEWLKADEATVPVPPPPPQSKSKLMKGSLDSTTVKREKITRSSPPPLAPITQTAVAEVPPVPPSPQPESAPGNFQVVAQSRKNLQQALRRARKTKQQPRLFDDEEELEITSLQNGRNKNKTSDGKGTPPSLEPTNAAANQAAKKSIPQMPSQGTAKNNTAKTKNTRRKSSPTPTSSGQPQPVVSSSGSSDDSSAELQQEQQRRVASAAQWRDEPRESRTQPEEYGQETFLGLFELYSPEVLKKLSQRHSKRKRRTVQNASGVDFHYGQQLNAVDALVMGVRGQKKNKEKSEFLLSPTEKRLQANSKRTYTRKSKSPDEVTEKSSAGGGSGASGTASSSACQHKEGGASKCRKCRECRECKRRVETEAMYCHLCSGLYHMDCHEFTKNRQLMQLQNSRCPPCLREKDKLEK; this is translated from the exons ATGAGCAAGTTCCAAAAGGAGCGCAAGGACGCAAAGTTCAGGTACTACATGGAGAAGTACTTCGTGCTGCCGCTGGAGCTGAAGAACGACCTCATCTACTGCCAGCGTTCGCTGCGCGATTTCCTCAAGGTCCACGCG CTGGTCTCGGAGGTCTTCGATGAGCAGGCGGATGCG GATCCAGTACAGATGCGTCGCATCTTGGACgaactggaggaggaggtgtaCGAGATCAATGCCGAGCAGAAGTTCCTGCTGCTACGCCTCAACGATAGCCTAATGGAATTCTCCGTGAAGCTGAAGGAGAACAACATCGTGTTCCTGCCGGAAATCGCCAATGAGCACGTTTCCGCCCAGGTAGTGCCTTTGATCAGCGATCTCAGCTACAAGATCACGCCGCAGTCGGTGATGGCTCGTGATACCGAGGAGATGCTCATTCGCAAGCACTTCCTGCTGAGCCAGGACGATGAGGCCGGCATGCCGCCGCTGAAGCTCAGCGAATTGGATGAGAATATACCATTGATGCTGGCTCCGCCGGTTAAGGGATTGGGTCAGCAGATCGCCGCCGTTCAGCCGGAGCCAGAGTGGCTCAAAGCCGATGAGGCAACAGTGCCagtgccaccgccgccgccacaaTCGAAGTCGAAGCTGATGAAAGGGTCGCTGGATTCGACCACTGTCAAGCGGGAAAAAATCACCCGCAGCTCACCGCCGCCCTTGGCGCCCATAACCCAAACCGCGGTGGCTGAGGTGCCACCAGTGCCTCCATCACCACAACCTGAATCTGCACCAGGGAACTTTCAGGTGGTGGCCCAGAGTCGCAAGAACTTGCAGCAGGCATTGAGGAGGGCCAGAAAGACGAAGCAGCAGCCGCGTTTGttcgacgacgaggaggaacTGGAGATCACCAGTTTGCAGAACGGTCGCAACAAGAACAAGACGAGCGATGGCAAGGGAACACCGCCATCGCTGGAGCCAACGAATGCTGCCGCCAATCAGGCAGCCAAGAAGAGCATCCCACAAATGCCTAGTCAGGGGACGGCGAAGAACAATACCGCGAAGACGAAAAACACGCGCAGGAAATCCTCGCCAACGCCCACATCCAGTGGACAGCCGCAGCCAGTGGTATCGTCATCCGGCAGCTCCGATGATTCCAGTGCcgagctgcagcaggagcagcaaagACGCGTCGCATCCGCCGCCCAGTGGCGCGATGAGCCGCGCGAGAGCCGCACCCAGCCGGAGGAGTACGGCCAGGAGACGTTCCTCGGCCTCTTTGAGCTCTACTCGCCGGAGGTGCTCAAGAAGCTCAGTCAGCGCCACTCGAAGCGCAAGCGTCGCACCGTTCAGAACGCCAGCGGTGTGGATTTCCACTATGGCCAGCAGTTGAATGCCGTGGACGCACTGGTCATGGGCGTTCGTGGTCAGAAGAAGAACAAGGAGAAGTCCGAATTCCTTCTCTCGCCGACGGAGAAGCGTCTGCAGGCCAACTCGAAGAGGACGTACACACGCAAGAGCAAGTCGCCGGACGAGGTTACGGAGAAGAGCAGCGCAGGAGGAGGATCTGGCGCATCGGGAACTGCGTCTTCATCAGCCTGTCAGCATAAAGAGGGCGGTGCCTCCAAGTGCCGCAAATGCCGCGAGTGCCGCGAATGCAAACGTCGTGTGG AGACCGAAGCGATGTACTGCCACTTGTGCAGCGGATTATACCACATGGACTGCCACGAGTTCACCAAAAATCGCCAGCTGATGCAGCTGCAGAACTCTCGCTGCCCCCCATGCTTGCGCGAGAAAGATAAGTTGGAGAAGTAG
- the LOC6740076 gene encoding protein quiver, which yields MQFTSHLLAVIFLISLVSIDGLLRRCYQCRSRGELGSCKDPFTFNATDVEQEPGVAAIPCASGWCGKVIEGGGTYAIDDYDLAIQRMCVQRGPDDNMDRCADTIYNYKKVYMCFCQGDLCNGASSWSSAPVMILIPVVPLIASWLLQRMRN from the exons ATGCAATTTACGAGCCATTTACTGGCTGTGATTTTTCTCATAAGTCTGGTCTCAATCGATG GCCTCCTGCGCCGCTGCTATCAGTGCCGATCCCGCGGCGAACTGGGCAGCTGCAAGGACCCCTTCACCTTCAATGCAACGGACGTGGAGCAGGAGCCGGGAGTGGCGGCCATCCCGTGCGCCAGCGGCTGGTGCGGCAAGGTGATCGAGGGCGGCGGCACCTATGCCATCGACGACTACGACCTGGCCATCCAGCGGATGTGCGTGCAGCGCGGTCCGGACGACAACATGGACCGCTGTGCGGACACCATCTACAACTACAAGAAGGTGTACATGTGCTTCTGCCAGGGCGACCTGTGCAACGGCGCGAGTAGCTGGTCCAGTGCACCTGTGATGATCCTCATTCCCGTGGTGCCGCTGATCGCCTCCTGGCTGCTCCAGCGGATGCGAAACTAG